The following are encoded in a window of Aromatoleum petrolei genomic DNA:
- a CDS encoding type II restriction endonuclease yields the protein MQHDALLRLIDHWKSDPHSTYNTWFLWDERLKNFRSIRRGIAQVVREIEAGTFGNAYRGSSLETVVGSVAEQRQIFKGADHAFLWKPKLRIPDIYENEDNQRAFARLLHTCDCCDSAEAILEAIRRIDALCIKGLGPAVANLLYFIHPTLVTPFNTAIVNGFNALTGSKVKLGRWDHYLSLRDGLIRLNEQHRSRLSNDLGAIAGLMFDVGSGRYTAPPTSPDHAMLRAWEADLQRVREETTAAQRQWLQEREGDTTHTEIQGWLRELGLALGYQVWIAANDRTRPFGGGRLADGCLETLPEGLAGGLDSVRLIDVLWISREEPRVAAAFEVEHSTSIYSGIVRMLDLALGTELASRSPLFLVAPDNRRHEVQQQLRRPAFSRVTELGIRYLPYSELKNHRETIARFGSGIKPVMEISQAL from the coding sequence ATGCAGCACGATGCGCTGTTGCGATTGATCGATCACTGGAAGTCCGACCCCCACAGCACGTACAACACATGGTTCCTGTGGGATGAGCGATTGAAGAATTTCAGATCGATCCGTCGGGGAATTGCGCAGGTTGTGCGCGAAATCGAAGCGGGTACTTTCGGTAATGCGTACCGCGGATCGTCGCTCGAAACAGTGGTCGGTTCCGTGGCTGAGCAGCGACAGATCTTTAAAGGCGCCGATCACGCCTTTCTGTGGAAACCCAAATTACGGATACCCGACATCTACGAGAACGAGGACAACCAACGCGCCTTCGCGCGCCTTCTCCATACTTGCGACTGCTGCGATAGCGCCGAGGCAATTCTTGAGGCGATCCGCCGCATCGACGCGTTGTGCATCAAGGGACTCGGACCGGCCGTCGCCAATCTGCTTTACTTCATCCATCCGACTCTGGTGACCCCTTTCAACACGGCCATCGTTAACGGCTTCAACGCCCTGACTGGCAGCAAGGTCAAGCTGGGTCGCTGGGACCACTATCTCTCGCTGCGCGACGGATTGATTCGCCTGAACGAGCAGCATCGTAGCCGTCTGTCCAACGACCTCGGCGCAATCGCCGGATTGATGTTCGACGTGGGGTCAGGCCGTTACACTGCACCGCCGACGAGTCCCGACCATGCCATGCTTCGCGCCTGGGAGGCGGATCTGCAACGGGTACGGGAGGAGACCACAGCCGCGCAACGGCAATGGCTCCAGGAACGAGAGGGCGACACGACGCATACCGAGATCCAGGGCTGGCTGCGAGAACTCGGATTGGCGCTCGGGTATCAGGTCTGGATTGCGGCGAACGACAGAACGCGGCCCTTTGGTGGCGGCCGACTTGCTGACGGATGCCTTGAAACGCTGCCCGAAGGTCTGGCCGGCGGCCTCGATTCGGTCCGTCTCATCGACGTCCTTTGGATCTCGCGCGAGGAACCTCGGGTGGCGGCCGCCTTCGAGGTGGAGCATTCTACGTCGATCTACTCCGGGATTGTCCGGATGCTCGATTTGGCACTCGGGACGGAGCTTGCCTCGCGCAGCCCGCTGTTTTTGGTCGCTCCTGATAATCGCAGGCATGAAGTCCAGCAACAGCTTAGACGGCCAGCCTTCTCGCGTGTCACCGAGCTTGGAATCCGCTATCTGCCCTACAGCGAATTGAAGAACCACAGGGAAACCATTGCGCGCTTCGGCTCGGGGATCAAGCCGGTGATGGAAATCTCGCAGGCGCTGTAA
- a CDS encoding DUF2933 domain-containing protein, translating into MLEHDHGTKHDTTERVNSSRVRWVFGGFAAIAVVLLALEHRAHLLGWLPWMFLLACPLMHLFMHGGHGGHDGHRQSEDGRKGDES; encoded by the coding sequence ATGCTGGAACATGATCACGGCACGAAACACGACACGACGGAGAGGGTGAACTCAAGCCGCGTCCGCTGGGTGTTTGGTGGTTTTGCTGCAATCGCCGTCGTGCTCCTTGCCTTGGAGCATCGCGCGCACCTGCTCGGCTGGCTGCCTTGGATGTTCCTGCTCGCATGCCCACTGATGCATCTCTTCATGCACGGTGGCCACGGCGGTCATGACGGTCACCGCCAGAGCGAGGACGGCCGAAAAGGAGACGAATCATGA
- a CDS encoding methyltransferase family protein: protein MSDTAPAYGLWSLVIINSVVFIVFAASFFKPGNARDWRSLGMFSAFIVALFAEMYGFPLTIYLLSGWLAQRFPGVDFLAHDSGHLLEVMFGWRANPHFGPFHLLSTLFIGGGFWLLAGAWKILYAAQLEKRLATTGPYARVRHPQYIAFVLIMFGFLLQWPTLITLAMFPILVFAYVRLARREELEAARMFGTKWDQYVRHTPAFVPRFGKRSGSAGD from the coding sequence ATGAGCGACACCGCCCCGGCTTACGGTTTGTGGAGTCTGGTGATCATCAATTCGGTGGTCTTCATCGTCTTCGCTGCAAGCTTCTTCAAGCCTGGGAACGCGCGAGACTGGCGCAGCCTCGGCATGTTTTCAGCCTTCATCGTCGCGCTCTTCGCGGAGATGTACGGCTTCCCGCTCACGATCTATCTGCTGTCCGGATGGCTCGCTCAACGCTTCCCCGGAGTCGATTTTCTTGCCCATGACTCGGGGCATCTGCTGGAGGTGATGTTTGGTTGGCGCGCCAATCCGCATTTCGGTCCCTTCCATCTCCTCTCGACGCTTTTCATCGGTGGCGGTTTCTGGCTCCTCGCTGGCGCGTGGAAAATCCTCTACGCGGCCCAGCTCGAGAAGCGGCTCGCGACGACTGGCCCCTACGCGCGGGTCAGGCACCCGCAGTACATCGCATTTGTGCTGATTATGTTCGGGTTCCTGCTCCAGTGGCCGACCTTGATCACCCTCGCAATGTTCCCGATCCTGGTTTTCGCCTATGTGCGGCTTGCTCGACGTGAGGAACTGGAAGCGGCAAGGATGTTCGGAACGAAGTGGGACCAGTATGTACGGCACACACCGGCCTTCGTTCCGCGCTTCGGCAAACGTTCGGGCAGCGCAGGGGACTGA
- a CDS encoding HD-GYP domain-containing protein encodes MSSDLPDEPLAGFVEALADALDLRERETGLHSRRVACHTLVLARRFTQSVTDLRQIYWGALLHDIGKIGVPDRILLKEGPLDAAEWEQIRRHPEDGFHLVSRLPGMAVAAEIVLSHEERFDGRGYPRGLRGAAIPFAARLFAVIDTLDAMTSDRSYRRGESFDAARNEILRMGGSQFDPVAVEAFAAEEAVLRRMVEAKCLDGPGFTGSAR; translated from the coding sequence ATGAGCTCGGACCTCCCCGACGAGCCTCTGGCGGGGTTCGTCGAGGCTCTGGCGGACGCCCTCGACCTGCGCGAGCGCGAGACAGGCTTGCACTCCCGTCGCGTTGCTTGCCACACCTTGGTGCTCGCGCGTCGCTTTACTCAAAGTGTGACGGATCTGCGCCAGATCTATTGGGGAGCGCTCCTGCACGACATCGGCAAGATCGGGGTGCCGGATCGCATCCTGCTCAAGGAGGGCCCCCTCGATGCAGCTGAGTGGGAACAGATCCGCCGTCACCCGGAAGATGGCTTTCATCTAGTGAGTCGCCTTCCCGGTATGGCGGTCGCTGCCGAAATCGTGCTTTCCCATGAGGAGCGGTTCGACGGCCGCGGCTATCCTCGGGGCCTTCGCGGAGCGGCGATTCCTTTCGCCGCGCGGCTTTTCGCGGTGATCGACACGCTAGACGCCATGACCTCCGACCGGTCGTACCGGCGGGGCGAGAGCTTCGATGCCGCTCGCAACGAAATCTTGCGTATGGGCGGCAGTCAGTTCGACCCCGTCGCTGTCGAAGCGTTTGCGGCCGAAGAGGCAGTCCTGCGGCGAATGGTGGAAGCTAAATGTCTCGATGGGCCAGGTTTCACCGGCTCGGCCCGTTGA
- a CDS encoding CopK family periplasmic copper-binding protein: MLKIATIALVSSFALSAFAANSSAPERSVELKDGTTVHVFRDGKMGMEDKFGRPFLMSNGHVMEARDGTKIQMKGNEVWRVAAPAQLYRGN, translated from the coding sequence ATGCTCAAGATCGCCACAATCGCTCTCGTTTCCAGTTTCGCGCTTTCCGCCTTTGCCGCAAATAGCTCCGCGCCGGAACGCTCAGTCGAGCTGAAAGACGGAACCACTGTCCACGTCTTCCGAGACGGGAAAATGGGAATGGAAGACAAGTTTGGCCGCCCCTTCCTGATGTCTAATGGGCACGTGATGGAAGCCAGGGACGGCACCAAGATTCAGATGAAGGGCAATGAGGTCTGGCGCGTCGCGGCACCCGCCCAACTCTATCGCGGCAACTGA
- a CDS encoding NnrU family protein, whose protein sequence is MTALILGLLLFFSTHSARIFAEDNRAQYIAHYGLAKWKLAYSLASAIGLGLIVWGYGALRLDPLVLWAPAPWTQHLATVLTLPAFILIAAAYVPGTRLRAKLGHPMVLGVQLWALAHLLANGALADLLLFGCFLVWAIASFVAARRRDGAQRVVRGEGALGWDAVAVGGGAGVWFVFARHLHGALFGVVPFG, encoded by the coding sequence ATGACCGCCCTGATCCTCGGACTGCTGCTGTTCTTCAGCACCCATTCGGCGCGCATCTTCGCCGAGGACAACCGTGCCCAGTACATCGCCCACTACGGCCTGGCGAAATGGAAGCTGGCCTACTCGCTCGCCTCCGCGATCGGCCTCGGACTGATCGTGTGGGGCTACGGCGCGCTGCGGCTCGACCCCCTCGTGCTGTGGGCGCCGGCGCCGTGGACGCAGCACCTTGCCACGGTGCTGACGCTGCCCGCGTTCATCCTGATCGCCGCCGCCTACGTGCCCGGCACGCGACTGCGGGCGAAGCTCGGCCACCCGATGGTGCTCGGCGTGCAGTTGTGGGCGCTTGCGCACCTGCTCGCCAACGGCGCGCTCGCCGACCTGCTGCTGTTCGGCTGCTTCCTGGTGTGGGCGATCGCGAGCTTCGTCGCCGCGCGCCGGCGCGACGGGGCGCAGCGGGTGGTGCGGGGCGAAGGAGCGCTGGGTTGGGATGCGGTGGCGGTGGGGGGCGGGGCGGGAGTGTGGTTTGTGTTTGCGCGCCACCTGCATGGAGCGTTGTTCGGGGTGGTGCCTTTCGGGTGA
- a CDS encoding MOSC domain-containing protein, whose protein sequence is MPPARSTAEPAAELVDLRTLTRRFARAGRLEAILLRPAQRAAAQPVSEARALAGRGLAGDHRAASGRGSGKRQLSLIQAEHLAAVAALAGRDEVDPALLRRNLVVSGLNLLAARTLFCDQPLVLRIGAEVVLELTGVCEPCSRMEEALGPGGYNAMRGHGGVAARVLIGGVLRIGDAVVCEVAPSASAAPGADAPLTTRPENPA, encoded by the coding sequence ATGCCGCCTGCCCGTTCCACTGCCGAGCCTGCCGCCGAGCTTGTTGACCTGCGCACGCTGACACGCCGCTTCGCCCGAGCCGGCCGGCTCGAGGCGATCCTGTTGCGCCCGGCGCAACGGGCCGCGGCGCAGCCGGTGAGCGAGGCACGCGCGCTGGCCGGCCGCGGACTCGCCGGGGACCACCGCGCCGCCTCCGGCCGCGGCAGCGGCAAGCGCCAGCTGAGCCTGATCCAGGCCGAGCATCTGGCGGCGGTCGCGGCGCTGGCGGGCCGCGACGAGGTCGATCCGGCGCTGCTGCGGCGCAACCTGGTGGTCTCCGGCCTCAACCTGCTTGCCGCGCGCACGCTGTTCTGTGACCAGCCGCTGGTGCTGCGCATCGGCGCCGAGGTCGTGCTCGAGCTCACCGGCGTCTGCGAGCCCTGCTCGCGCATGGAGGAGGCGCTCGGCCCCGGCGGCTACAACGCGATGCGCGGCCATGGCGGCGTCGCCGCGCGCGTCCTTATTGGCGGAGTGCTGCGCATCGGCGACGCGGTCGTCTGCGAAGTGGCGCCGTCTGCGTCCGCCGCGCCCGGCGCCGACGCGCCCCTCACAACCCGCCCGGAGAACCCCGCATGA
- a CDS encoding DUF504 domain-containing protein → MIPIHALLARIRWDPAFGRGEFVIGYYDRVARRIVHVPLRRLAFADHDHFACTLVDDEGEARQLPLHRIREVLKDGRLIWQRDGKAAPDACGSH, encoded by the coding sequence ATGATTCCAATCCACGCACTGCTCGCCCGCATCCGCTGGGACCCCGCCTTCGGCCGCGGCGAGTTCGTCATCGGCTATTACGACCGCGTCGCCCGGCGCATCGTCCACGTGCCGCTGCGCCGGCTGGCGTTCGCGGACCACGACCACTTCGCCTGCACCCTCGTCGATGACGAAGGCGAGGCCCGCCAACTGCCTCTGCACCGCATCCGCGAAGTGCTCAAGGACGGCCGTCTGATCTGGCAGCGCGACGGCAAGGCCGCACCGGACGCCTGCGGGTCCCACTGA
- a CDS encoding YeiH family protein has product MLNVPIVAQLWPGVLTAITIALAASFVAEHQGGPQLLYALFFGMAFNFAAEGEKIHRGIEFASRQVLRFGVALLGARITAEQLAGLGAQSIAMVAGGVLATILFGALVGRLLGRPGTEGVLTGGAVAICGASAALAISAVLPKNEANQRFTLFTVVGVTALSTVAMVVYPSLVKAFGLDANAAAVFLGGTIHDVAQVVAAGYILSPEVGDGAVFVKLFRVAMLLPVVAVVSVLFRDGTATGKKPPVLPGFLVGFAVLVVVNSLGFIPKPVTDAASSLSRWCLVVAIAALGVKTSFQQLAALGWRPVVMLTANTVFLAALILGGLLLMR; this is encoded by the coding sequence ATGCTGAACGTTCCGATCGTCGCCCAGCTCTGGCCGGGCGTGCTGACGGCGATCACGATCGCCCTGGCGGCGAGCTTCGTCGCCGAGCACCAGGGCGGGCCGCAGCTGTTGTATGCGCTGTTCTTCGGCATGGCGTTCAACTTTGCCGCGGAGGGCGAGAAGATCCACCGCGGCATCGAGTTCGCCTCGCGCCAGGTGCTGCGCTTCGGTGTGGCGCTGCTGGGCGCGCGCATCACCGCGGAGCAGTTGGCGGGCCTCGGGGCGCAGTCGATTGCGATGGTGGCGGGCGGGGTGCTCGCGACCATCCTCTTCGGCGCGCTCGTCGGGCGCCTGCTCGGCCGTCCCGGCACCGAAGGGGTGCTCACCGGCGGGGCGGTGGCGATCTGCGGGGCGTCGGCGGCGCTGGCGATCTCGGCGGTGCTGCCGAAGAACGAGGCGAACCAGCGCTTCACGCTCTTCACGGTGGTGGGGGTGACGGCGCTGTCGACGGTGGCGATGGTGGTGTATCCGTCGCTGGTGAAGGCCTTCGGGCTGGATGCGAATGCGGCGGCGGTCTTTCTCGGCGGCACGATCCACGACGTCGCCCAGGTCGTCGCGGCCGGCTACATCCTCTCGCCCGAAGTCGGCGACGGCGCGGTCTTCGTGAAGCTCTTCCGCGTGGCGATGCTGCTGCCGGTGGTGGCGGTGGTGTCGGTGCTGTTTCGCGACGGCACGGCAACGGGCAAGAAGCCGCCGGTGCTGCCCGGCTTCCTCGTCGGCTTCGCCGTGCTGGTCGTCGTGAACAGCCTCGGTTTCATCCCCAAGCCGGTGACCGACGCGGCATCGAGCCTGTCGCGCTGGTGCCTGGTCGTGGCGATCGCGGCGCTGGGGGTGAAAACATCCTTCCAGCAGCTCGCTGCGCTGGGCTGGCGACCGGTCGTGATGCTCACGGCGAACACGGTCTTCCTGGCCGCGCTGATCCTGGGCGGGCTGCTGTTGATGCGGTGA
- a CDS encoding efflux RND transporter permease subunit gives MAVAHDSHDRAPVVRSLAEFDRNSGNALERMIFNHRLAVMVLCAFVTVALALVAATKLHLNASFESMLPQSQPYIQNYLDNRNELRGLGNVLRVVVASREGDIFDPAYQDTLKKINDELILTPGVDRAWVKSLWTPSVRWTEVTEEGFQGGPVMPDAYDGSPKATEALKLNIARAGIVGRFVGNDFRSSMIFVPLLDKDPATGAPIDYRALSATLEDNIRTKFEQGGGQATPAVNIHIIGFAKLVGDLIDGVSQVMTYFAIAALIAIIVIFAYTRCARSTALVVACSVVAVVWQLGLIAGLGFALDPFSILVPFLIFAIGVSHGAQKMNGIVQDIARGTHRLIAARFTFRRLFLAGMTALVADAVGFAVLMVIDIPVIQSLALSASIGVAVLIFTNLILLPVLLSYTGVSATAAQRSLKAESSASTGLWAWLERFTERRWAIGAIAVSAILTVAGFVVSLQLKIGDLEPGAPELRADSRYNRDNAFITANYSLSSDQFAVIVKTAAEGCLKYDTLIEADRLAWTLQQVPGVQTTVFLGDAVRQITAGSYEGNPKWVTLARNQDVLNYGAQQASVNNPDLFNNDCSVMPVIAYLTDHRAETLDRVVAAAAGFAEAHSSPERAFLLAAGSAGIEAATNIVVKEANRTMLFYVYGAVIVLCFITFRNWRAVVVAVVPLVVTSILCEALMVVLGIGVKVGTLPVIALGVGIGVDYALYLLSIQLAQQRADATLAEAHRCALQFTGKVVALVGVTLAAGVVTWIWSPIKFQADMGILLTFMFVWNMVGALILIPALSHFLLKDTVRAQRFGTLPELSLAA, from the coding sequence ATGGCCGTCGCACACGACTCGCACGACCGGGCTCCGGTGGTGCGCTCCCTTGCCGAGTTCGATCGCAACTCGGGCAATGCCCTCGAACGCATGATCTTCAACCACCGCCTCGCGGTGATGGTGCTGTGTGCGTTCGTCACCGTGGCGCTGGCGCTGGTGGCCGCGACGAAACTGCATCTGAACGCCAGTTTCGAAAGCATGCTGCCGCAAAGCCAACCCTACATCCAGAACTACCTGGACAACCGCAATGAACTGCGTGGCCTCGGCAACGTGCTGCGCGTGGTGGTGGCCAGCCGCGAAGGCGACATCTTCGACCCGGCCTACCAGGACACGCTGAAGAAGATCAACGATGAGCTGATCCTCACCCCCGGGGTGGACCGCGCGTGGGTGAAGTCGCTGTGGACGCCCTCGGTGCGCTGGACCGAAGTGACCGAGGAAGGCTTCCAGGGCGGCCCGGTGATGCCCGACGCCTACGACGGCTCGCCGAAGGCCACCGAAGCCCTGAAGCTCAACATCGCCCGCGCGGGCATCGTCGGGCGCTTCGTCGGCAACGACTTCCGCTCGAGCATGATCTTCGTGCCGCTGCTCGACAAGGATCCGGCCACCGGTGCGCCGATCGACTACCGCGCGCTGTCCGCGACCCTCGAGGACAACATCCGGACGAAGTTCGAACAGGGCGGCGGACAGGCCACACCCGCGGTCAACATCCACATCATCGGCTTCGCCAAGCTCGTGGGCGATCTCATCGATGGCGTGAGCCAGGTGATGACCTACTTCGCGATCGCCGCGCTGATCGCCATCATCGTGATCTTCGCCTATACGCGTTGCGCTCGCAGCACCGCGCTGGTGGTGGCGTGCTCGGTGGTGGCGGTGGTGTGGCAGTTGGGGCTCATTGCCGGCCTGGGCTTCGCGCTCGATCCGTTCTCGATCCTCGTGCCCTTCCTGATCTTTGCCATCGGGGTGTCGCACGGCGCGCAGAAGATGAACGGCATCGTGCAGGACATCGCCCGCGGCACGCACCGCCTGATCGCGGCGCGCTTCACCTTCCGTCGTCTCTTCCTCGCCGGCATGACCGCGCTGGTCGCGGATGCGGTCGGCTTCGCCGTGCTGATGGTGATCGACATCCCCGTGATTCAGTCGCTCGCCCTCTCGGCGAGCATCGGCGTGGCGGTGCTGATCTTCACCAACCTGATCCTGCTGCCGGTGCTGCTGTCCTACACCGGCGTCAGTGCTACCGCTGCCCAACGCAGCCTCAAGGCCGAATCGAGCGCGAGCACCGGACTGTGGGCCTGGCTCGAACGCTTCACCGAGCGGCGCTGGGCGATCGGCGCGATCGCGGTGTCGGCCATCCTGACCGTGGCGGGCTTCGTCGTCAGCCTGCAGCTCAAGATCGGCGACCTCGAACCGGGCGCGCCCGAGCTGCGCGCCGACTCGCGCTACAACCGCGACAACGCCTTCATCACCGCCAACTACTCGCTCTCCAGTGACCAGTTCGCGGTGATCGTGAAGACCGCGGCCGAAGGCTGCCTCAAGTACGACACGCTCATCGAGGCCGACCGCCTCGCGTGGACCCTGCAGCAGGTGCCCGGCGTGCAGACGACCGTCTTCCTCGGTGACGCGGTGCGCCAGATCACCGCCGGCTCCTACGAGGGCAACCCCAAGTGGGTGACGCTCGCGCGCAACCAGGACGTGCTCAACTACGGCGCGCAGCAGGCCTCGGTGAACAACCCCGACCTCTTCAACAACGACTGCTCGGTGATGCCGGTGATCGCCTACCTCACCGACCACCGCGCCGAGACGCTCGACCGCGTGGTGGCGGCGGCGGCGGGCTTCGCCGAGGCGCACAGCTCGCCCGAGCGAGCGTTCCTGCTCGCGGCGGGCAGCGCCGGCATCGAGGCGGCGACCAACATCGTGGTGAAGGAAGCCAACCGCACGATGCTCTTCTACGTGTATGGGGCGGTGATCGTGCTGTGCTTCATCACCTTCCGCAACTGGCGCGCGGTGGTGGTGGCGGTGGTGCCGCTGGTGGTGACGTCCATCCTGTGCGAGGCGCTGATGGTGGTGCTGGGGATCGGCGTGAAGGTCGGCACCTTGCCGGTGATCGCGCTGGGGGTGGGGATCGGTGTCGATTACGCGCTCTACCTGCTCTCCATCCAGCTCGCGCAGCAGCGTGCCGATGCGACCCTGGCGGAGGCGCACCGCTGTGCACTGCAATTCACCGGCAAGGTGGTGGCGCTGGTGGGGGTGACGCTCGCGGCGGGGGTGGTGACGTGGATCTGGTCGCCGATCAAGTTCCAGGCCGACATGGGGATCCTGCTGACCTTCATGTTCGTGTGGAACATGGTCGGGGCGTTGATCCTGATTCCGGCCCTGTCGCACTTTCTCCTGAAAGACACGGTTCGCGCCCAGCGTTTCGGCACGCTACCGGAACTGAGTCTCGCCGCATGA
- a CDS encoding WD40/YVTN/BNR-like repeat-containing protein yields the protein MNVHRFGGAALALALLMPAAAPAAAGFQDVLDVPAMASELATKGLINGLAQAGSRVVGVGQRGHVVYSDDQGRSWRQAKVPVSSDLVAVSFPTPQQGWAVGHDGVVLATSDAGASWTKQLDGRALGEVMLAHYKAKGEAAWIAEAERFAAQGAENPFLDVWFADDKTGFVVGAFNLILRTTDGGKRWTPWLDRTDNPQALHLYGIRGAAGDVYVVGEQGLVLRLDAAAGRFTRVATPYPGSYFGVTGTNTAVIVFGLRGNAYRSTDRGATWHKVETGVQEGLTAGAALGEGGVLLASQAGRILVSQDGGERFSPVKLERATPASAVHALGTDAVVVAGARGVRVQPLR from the coding sequence ATGAATGTGCATCGATTCGGTGGCGCAGCGCTCGCGCTCGCGCTGCTGATGCCGGCCGCGGCCCCCGCCGCCGCGGGCTTCCAGGACGTGCTCGACGTGCCGGCGATGGCGAGCGAGCTGGCGACGAAGGGCCTGATCAACGGCCTTGCGCAGGCGGGGTCGCGGGTGGTCGGCGTGGGCCAGCGCGGCCACGTCGTGTACTCCGACGACCAGGGCCGGAGCTGGCGCCAGGCGAAGGTGCCGGTGAGCTCGGACCTCGTCGCGGTGAGCTTCCCGACGCCGCAGCAGGGCTGGGCGGTGGGTCACGACGGCGTGGTGCTCGCGACGAGCGATGCCGGTGCGAGCTGGACCAAGCAGCTCGACGGCCGGGCGCTGGGCGAAGTGATGCTCGCGCACTACAAGGCCAAGGGCGAGGCGGCGTGGATCGCCGAGGCCGAGCGCTTCGCCGCGCAGGGCGCGGAGAACCCCTTCCTCGACGTGTGGTTCGCCGACGACAAGACCGGCTTCGTCGTAGGCGCCTTCAACCTGATCCTGCGCACCACCGACGGCGGCAAGCGCTGGACGCCGTGGCTCGATCGCACCGACAACCCGCAGGCGCTGCACCTCTACGGCATCCGCGGCGCCGCCGGCGACGTGTATGTCGTGGGCGAACAGGGCCTCGTGCTGCGCCTCGACGCGGCGGCCGGACGCTTTACGCGCGTCGCCACCCCGTACCCGGGCAGCTACTTCGGCGTGACCGGCACGAACACCGCCGTCATCGTCTTCGGCCTGCGCGGCAACGCGTACCGCAGCACCGACCGCGGCGCCACCTGGCACAAGGTCGAGACCGGGGTGCAGGAGGGGCTCACGGCCGGCGCCGCGCTGGGCGAGGGCGGCGTGCTGCTCGCCAGCCAGGCCGGGCGCATCCTCGTGAGCCAGGATGGCGGCGAGCGTTTCTCGCCCGTGAAGCTCGAGCGCGCCACGCCGGCTTCGGCGGTGCACGCCCTCGGCACGGATGCGGTGGTCGTCGCGGGTGCCCGCGGCGTGCGCGTCCAGCCCCTTCGCTAA
- a CDS encoding DUF1329 domain-containing protein, producing the protein MRLTQTLLSAALALALSGAAVAAITPEEAKKLGTTLTAVGAEKAGNKDGTIPEYTGGLTTAPAGFKAGDGIRPNPFANEKPRLVIDAKNLAQHADKLTEGTKALLQKYPSFRVDVYPTHRSVAFPKFVADNTLKTATLAKTNNDGRSIEGAHAGFPFPIPKTGYEAMWNHLVRYNGQAYEVKYRNLNVDAAGRTTLATEGVNVQEYPFWDASKSSAETYWRIKNTYTGPARRAGEALLIVDPLDIGTKDRRAWTYLPGQRRVKVAPDLSHDTPNPGTAGGNTFDDIFIFIGSMDRFDFKLVGKKEMIVPYNAYTAVYQAKQDDLLKPNHLNPDLVRWELHRVWVVEATLREGKRHVYSKRTFYLDEDSWAALASDQYDARGQLYRAGFAYMAPSYDLPAPYTDMFGHYDLVAGIYSLTGFAAETGGMRQTKPLTDRDWSPDSLAGSGIR; encoded by the coding sequence ATGAGACTCACGCAAACCCTGCTGTCGGCCGCACTCGCGCTGGCCCTGAGCGGCGCGGCGGTGGCCGCGATCACGCCCGAAGAGGCGAAGAAGCTCGGCACCACGCTCACCGCGGTCGGCGCCGAGAAGGCCGGCAACAAGGACGGCACCATCCCCGAGTACACCGGCGGGCTCACCACGGCCCCGGCGGGCTTCAAGGCGGGCGACGGCATCCGCCCCAACCCCTTCGCCAACGAGAAGCCGCGCCTCGTGATCGACGCCAAGAACCTGGCGCAGCACGCCGACAAGCTCACCGAAGGCACCAAGGCGCTGCTGCAGAAGTACCCCAGCTTCCGCGTCGACGTCTATCCGACGCACCGCAGCGTCGCCTTCCCCAAGTTCGTCGCCGACAACACGCTCAAGACGGCCACGCTCGCCAAGACCAACAACGACGGGCGCTCGATCGAAGGCGCGCACGCGGGCTTCCCCTTCCCGATTCCCAAGACGGGTTATGAAGCGATGTGGAACCACCTCGTGCGCTACAACGGCCAGGCCTACGAAGTGAAGTACCGCAATCTCAACGTCGATGCGGCCGGACGCACCACGCTCGCCACCGAAGGCGTGAACGTGCAGGAGTACCCCTTCTGGGATGCGTCGAAGAGCTCGGCCGAGACCTACTGGCGCATCAAGAACACCTACACCGGCCCGGCACGGCGCGCGGGCGAGGCGCTCCTGATCGTCGATCCGCTCGACATCGGCACCAAGGACCGGCGCGCATGGACCTACCTGCCGGGGCAGCGGCGCGTGAAGGTCGCCCCCGATCTCTCGCACGACACGCCCAACCCGGGCACGGCCGGGGGCAACACCTTCGACGACATCTTCATCTTCATCGGCTCGATGGACCGCTTCGACTTCAAGCTCGTGGGCAAGAAGGAGATGATCGTGCCCTACAACGCCTACACCGCGGTGTACCAGGCGAAGCAGGACGATCTGCTGAAACCCAACCACCTCAACCCGGATCTCGTGCGCTGGGAACTGCACCGCGTGTGGGTGGTGGAAGCGACGCTGCGCGAAGGCAAGCGCCACGTGTATAGCAAGCGCACCTTCTACCTCGACGAGGACTCGTGGGCGGCGCTCGCCTCCGACCAGTACGATGCACGCGGCCAGCTCTACCGTGCGGGCTTCGCCTACATGGCCCCGAGCTACGACCTGCCCGCGCCCTACACCGACATGTTCGGCCACTACGACCTCGTGGCGGGCATCTACTCGCTGACCGGCTTCGCGGCCGAGACCGGCGGCATGCGCCAGACCAAGCCGCTCACCGACCGCGACTGGTCACCCGACTCGCTCGCCGGCTCGGGCATCCGCTAA